One genomic segment of Clostridium saccharoperbutylacetonicum N1-4(HMT) includes these proteins:
- a CDS encoding MFS transporter, with amino-acid sequence MNKKGIFIVTLALLLSNAMAGLDGTIVNTALPAIISDLHGIQYMGWIVAVFLLGMAVVTPLWSKLGERIGNRKTYQIATLLFAIGSIFQALSSDIIFFLIARTIMGIGAGGMNTIPFIIYADLYTDLRKRAKVIGYATASFSAAAIIGPLIGGWIVDTFSWHWVFYINVPIALISIVSVQFFFKESKRISKGEKIDYLGAGIMVISLVTLLTGIQMIETASISFVSIILIVGLILLIILFKVEEKAADPIIPNRLFKNGPLVVDFMLFALLWGAFVAFNIYIPMWAQGLLGVSALIGGVTQIPGSITNFGGSVIGPAIQPALGKYRTIALGTLAFIISFGIMVLAGITIPMWGLLIAGAFEGFGLGLSFNILQISVQQDAEKRDIPIATSFAYLLRILSQTFMSSIYGVILNNALNKGVAETHGEVTIEMLNKLSDSQTSGDLPKNLLPLMKQIMYGGLHNIMLVALVLLIVALVFNVGLQLKIQKRKVA; translated from the coding sequence ATGAATAAGAAGGGAATTTTTATTGTAACACTAGCATTATTGCTATCAAATGCTATGGCTGGCTTAGATGGAACAATTGTAAACACGGCATTACCTGCAATTATAAGTGATTTACATGGAATTCAATACATGGGATGGATAGTAGCGGTCTTTTTATTGGGAATGGCCGTAGTAACTCCTCTTTGGAGTAAATTAGGAGAAAGGATTGGAAATAGAAAAACTTATCAAATAGCCACCTTATTGTTTGCAATTGGTTCAATATTTCAAGCATTATCAAGTGATATTATCTTTTTCCTGATTGCAAGAACTATAATGGGAATAGGAGCAGGTGGAATGAATACTATTCCATTTATCATTTATGCAGATTTATATACAGACTTAAGAAAGAGGGCAAAGGTTATTGGATATGCTACAGCAAGTTTTAGTGCAGCTGCTATTATTGGTCCGTTAATTGGTGGGTGGATAGTTGATACTTTCAGTTGGCATTGGGTATTTTATATTAATGTACCAATTGCATTAATCTCTATAGTGAGTGTTCAGTTTTTCTTTAAAGAGAGTAAAAGAATTTCTAAAGGTGAAAAAATTGATTATTTAGGTGCTGGAATTATGGTAATAAGTTTAGTTACACTTTTAACAGGAATTCAAATGATAGAGACAGCATCCATCAGTTTTGTTAGTATCATACTTATTGTAGGTCTAATTTTATTAATAATATTATTTAAAGTTGAAGAAAAGGCAGCTGATCCTATAATTCCTAATAGACTTTTTAAAAATGGTCCATTAGTAGTTGATTTCATGTTGTTTGCTCTTTTATGGGGAGCTTTTGTTGCTTTTAATATTTACATACCAATGTGGGCACAAGGATTACTAGGAGTAAGTGCTTTGATTGGAGGAGTGACTCAAATTCCAGGTTCTATTACGAATTTTGGAGGGTCAGTAATTGGACCAGCTATACAGCCGGCATTAGGAAAATATCGCACTATTGCTTTAGGAACATTAGCTTTTATAATTTCATTTGGCATCATGGTATTAGCTGGAATAACAATACCGATGTGGGGGTTATTAATAGCAGGAGCCTTTGAAGGTTTTGGTTTAGGTTTGAGCTTTAACATTTTACAAATAAGTGTACAGCAGGATGCAGAAAAACGAGATATTCCAATTGCAACATCGTTTGCATACTTATTACGTATTTTAAGTCAAACTTTTATGTCTTCAATATATGGAGTAATATTAAATAATGCTTTAAATAAAGGTGTTGCTGAAACTCATGGAGAAGTTACTATTGAAATGCTAAATAAATTAAGTGATTCACAAACATCAGGTGATTTACCAAAAAATTTATTACCACTTATGAAACAGATTATGTATGGTGGATTACATAATATAATGTTAGTTGCACTAGTTTTGTTAATTGTTGCTTTAGTTTTTAATGTTGGATTACAATTAAAAATACAAAAAAGGAAAGTTGCTTAA
- a CDS encoding iron-containing alcohol dehydrogenase, giving the protein MKQFILFPVIYKYENCESFCREFRIGKGDLVITHKRIYDIYLKSNIKEAAVLLKENYGNGNASDEIVEGMYEHIKRIAYERVIAIGGGSILDIGKLFALKHISSVQDLYFRKLEIIKEKELILVPTTCGSGSEATNVSSLELKAQNLKAVLKSDELYADSVIIIPEVLKSLPFEAFIASSKKALTNAIDAHLSHKATTYTKMFSRTAIEIILNGYKKIIADGENTTNTLLDEFLLASNYAGIAFGNVNGNEVQSEIIHQGFMGISELLAKIMGGNGEWTFDNIETLLLQISRL; this is encoded by the coding sequence ATGAAACAATTTATATTATTTCCAGTAATATATAAATATGAGAATTGTGAAAGCTTTTGTAGAGAATTTCGAATTGGAAAAGGTGATTTAGTAATTACACATAAGAGGATTTATGATATTTATTTAAAATCAAATATAAAGGAAGCAGCGGTTTTGCTTAAAGAAAATTATGGGAATGGAAATGCATCGGATGAAATTGTTGAAGGAATGTATGAACATATAAAGCGAATAGCTTATGAACGAGTGATAGCTATTGGAGGTGGATCCATTTTAGATATCGGGAAGTTATTTGCTTTAAAGCACATTTCATCAGTACAGGATTTATATTTTCGTAAATTAGAAATTATAAAGGAAAAAGAACTCATATTAGTTCCAACAACCTGTGGCAGCGGAAGTGAAGCTACTAATGTTTCGAGCTTAGAATTGAAGGCGCAAAATCTTAAAGCAGTTTTAAAATCAGATGAATTATATGCAGATAGTGTTATTATAATTCCAGAAGTGTTGAAAAGCCTTCCTTTTGAAGCCTTTATTGCTAGTTCGAAAAAAGCCCTTACTAATGCTATAGATGCTCATTTATCACATAAAGCTACAACATACACTAAGATGTTTTCAAGGACAGCTATTGAAATAATATTGAATGGATATAAAAAGATTATAGCTGATGGAGAAAATACTACTAATACTTTACTAGATGAATTTCTTTTAGCAAGTAATTATGCTGGAATCGCTTTTGGAAATGTAAATGGTAACGAGGTTCAAAGTGAAATTATTCATCAAGGTTTTATGGGAATTAGTGAGTTATTAGCTAAAATAATGGGAGGAAATGGAGAGTGGACTTTTGATAATATAGAAACATTATTATTACAAATAAGTAGACTTTGA
- a CDS encoding MarR family winged helix-turn-helix transcriptional regulator: MEVKMNIIKGASVLLSASIDASLDRILSKKHRESNVDTLTAAQSRLLFLLWQKDQISIKDITRITHLQKSTLTSTLSKLEKADHIKLIPCETDKRKTIVKVVNRDEFLVNLNKSIIDEAGEIFYDGFTDDEVVLYESFLKRTLDNLIKFQSEEK, translated from the coding sequence ATGGAGGTAAAAATGAATATTATAAAAGGAGCTTCTGTTTTATTATCCGCATCAATAGATGCATCACTGGATAGGATCTTATCAAAAAAACATCGTGAATCAAATGTTGATACTTTAACCGCTGCACAATCACGACTCTTGTTTTTACTTTGGCAAAAAGATCAAATATCTATAAAAGATATTACAAGAATTACTCATCTTCAAAAATCAACTTTAACAAGTACACTTTCTAAACTTGAAAAAGCTGATCATATTAAATTAATTCCATGTGAAACTGATAAACGTAAAACTATTGTTAAAGTTGTAAATCGAGATGAATTCCTTGTAAATTTAAACAAGAGTATTATAGATGAAGCTGGTGAAATATTTTATGATGGCTTTACTGATGATGAAGTAGTCTTGTATGAAAGTTTCCTAAAAAGGACTTTAGATAACTTGATCAAATTTCAATCTGAAGAAAAATAA
- a CDS encoding putrescine aminotransferase yields the protein MEQKAQIIEDLKKVIGYIKSDELTNEEKEKITKDTVNYFDNYVSPGWLKYRKSVSTNAAVVEWTDKGAYCTGLYGEEFIDCLGGFGIYTCGHRNDEILDVVKAQLDHQALHSQELLDPLRGYLAKAVADITPGDLEYCFFTNGGAEAVEMALKLSRIATGGRWYVSTVGAFHGKSMGAVSMGGKSTYRVPYTPMVQQVQHVEYGNAEDMRKVIRNLVAVGEKVAAVIVEPIQGEAGIIIPPEGYLKEVRKICDEYGVALIFDEIQTGMGRTGTMWRCEAEGVVPDIMTFGKAFGGGIMPITGIICRPKMWTQELIDNPWLLGSPTFGGNPVCCSAALATIKYMLENNVPGQCKEKGAYLKAGLERLWKKYPEVINEVRGTGLMLAVEFCESEVGYDVAKGMFKRGVMTAGTLVNAKCIRFEPAAVITKEDMDKVIERMDAALEDTKKEFNL from the coding sequence ATGGAACAAAAAGCTCAAATTATTGAAGATTTAAAGAAGGTAATAGGATATATTAAGAGTGATGAACTAACAAATGAGGAAAAAGAAAAAATAACAAAGGACACGGTTAATTATTTTGATAATTATGTAAGTCCGGGCTGGCTGAAATATAGAAAATCTGTATCAACAAATGCAGCAGTTGTTGAGTGGACTGATAAAGGAGCTTATTGTACGGGATTATATGGAGAAGAGTTTATAGATTGTCTTGGTGGATTTGGAATTTACACCTGCGGACATAGAAATGATGAGATTCTTGACGTAGTAAAGGCTCAACTTGATCACCAAGCATTACATTCACAAGAATTACTAGATCCTTTAAGAGGGTATCTTGCAAAAGCTGTTGCAGATATTACACCTGGAGATTTAGAATACTGTTTCTTTACAAATGGAGGTGCAGAAGCAGTAGAGATGGCGTTAAAGCTTTCAAGAATTGCAACTGGTGGAAGATGGTATGTTTCAACTGTAGGAGCCTTTCATGGAAAATCTATGGGAGCTGTTTCTATGGGGGGAAAGAGTACTTATAGAGTCCCTTATACACCAATGGTACAACAAGTTCAACACGTTGAATATGGTAATGCTGAAGATATGAGAAAGGTAATAAGAAATCTTGTAGCAGTAGGAGAAAAAGTTGCGGCAGTAATAGTTGAGCCTATACAAGGCGAGGCAGGAATAATTATTCCTCCTGAAGGCTATTTAAAAGAAGTTAGAAAAATATGTGATGAATACGGGGTAGCATTAATCTTTGATGAAATTCAAACTGGTATGGGTAGAACAGGGACAATGTGGAGATGTGAAGCAGAAGGAGTAGTACCTGATATTATGACCTTTGGTAAAGCTTTTGGTGGTGGGATTATGCCAATCACAGGAATTATCTGCAGGCCAAAAATGTGGACACAAGAATTAATTGATAATCCATGGCTGCTAGGTTCTCCAACCTTTGGAGGAAATCCTGTATGCTGTTCTGCTGCTCTTGCAACTATAAAATATATGTTGGAAAATAATGTTCCAGGACAATGTAAAGAAAAAGGAGCATATTTAAAAGCAGGGTTAGAAAGATTATGGAAGAAATATCCTGAAGTAATTAATGAAGTTAGAGGAACGGGATTAATGCTAGCAGTAGAATTTTGTGAAAGTGAAGTTGGATATGACGTTGCAAAAGGTATGTTTAAGAGAGGCGTTATGACAGCTGGAACTTTAGTAAATGCAAAATGCATTCGCTTTGAGCCTGCGGCTGTAATAACAAAGGAAGATATGGACAAGGTTATAGAAAGAATGGATGCTGCTTTAGAAGATACTAAAAAGGAATTTAACTTATAA
- a CDS encoding MerR family transcriptional regulator, whose amino-acid sequence MTIAEVSRKFELTQDTLRYYERIGLIPEVNRNKSGIRDYNEEDLRWVEFIKCMRNAGLPIEVLIEYVTLFQQGNETIDARKEILKDQRAQLVQKIEDMKKTLERLDYKIERYENGEVAKDSILMKPEN is encoded by the coding sequence ATGACAATAGCTGAAGTAAGTAGAAAATTTGAACTTACTCAAGATACCCTTCGTTATTATGAACGTATAGGGTTAATTCCAGAAGTTAATCGTAATAAAAGTGGAATTAGAGACTATAATGAGGAAGATTTGAGATGGGTAGAATTTATAAAATGTATGAGGAATGCTGGCCTCCCAATTGAAGTTTTGATTGAATATGTTACTTTATTTCAACAAGGAAATGAAACAATTGATGCAAGAAAAGAAATATTAAAAGACCAACGTGCTCAATTAGTACAAAAGATTGAAGATATGAAAAAAACCTTAGAGCGTTTAGATTATAAAATAGAGAGATATGAAAATGGTGAAGTTGCTAAAGACAGTATACTAATGAAACCAGAAAATTAG
- a CDS encoding alpha/beta hydrolase family protein — MTEYIKVKRAGLNLAGIIEKPELKDGEKCPLVIIMHGFTSDYQCPLLVKISDELLKNGIASLRFDFNGHGESDGLFEDMTVMSEVEDAREILRYAKKLDFAESISILGHSQGGVVAGMVAGYYLDDITCLVQMAPAATLKDDAIKGTLMGVEYNTKHIPEYVEFDNKRLGSLYFRIAQHLPIYEVSSQYNGPVSLIHGTEDGVVSCNASKKYHEVYADSELHLLEGEDHSFLHNMDKAVAIAVDFIGKKLK, encoded by the coding sequence ATGACAGAGTATATTAAAGTTAAAAGAGCTGGATTAAATCTAGCAGGAATAATCGAAAAACCAGAACTTAAAGATGGAGAAAAATGTCCACTAGTTATTATTATGCATGGTTTTACATCGGATTATCAGTGTCCTCTTCTTGTTAAGATATCAGATGAATTACTTAAAAATGGTATTGCATCTTTAAGATTTGATTTCAATGGACATGGGGAAAGTGATGGATTATTTGAGGATATGACAGTTATGAGTGAAGTTGAGGATGCTAGGGAAATTTTACGCTATGCAAAGAAGCTTGATTTTGCAGAAAGTATTAGTATCCTTGGACATTCACAAGGAGGTGTAGTGGCTGGGATGGTTGCAGGGTATTATCTAGATGATATTACTTGCCTTGTGCAAATGGCGCCAGCTGCAACTTTAAAGGATGATGCAATAAAAGGAACGCTAATGGGTGTAGAATATAATACTAAGCATATCCCAGAATATGTTGAATTTGATAATAAACGCTTAGGAAGTCTATACTTTAGAATAGCACAACATCTTCCAATATATGAAGTATCATCGCAGTATAATGGGCCTGTAAGTCTTATCCATGGAACAGAAGATGGTGTGGTTAGTTGTAATGCATCTAAAAAATACCACGAAGTATATGCAGATAGTGAATTACATTTGCTTGAAGGAGAAGATCATAGCTTTTTGCATAATATGGATAAAGCTGTAGCTATTGCAGTAGATTTTATTGGGAAAAAATTAAAATAG
- a CDS encoding alpha/beta hydrolase, translating to MNKKIKIISLTLLLTATFALPLSGCSQKTTAATTATSSSTDQTSIAPTYKDVVFASVNNDNGDKKDLKMNIFKPQVKTEATPVLVYIHGGGWAMSDYQGDDAPKDSNAPKAPAQNQAGQPTGQMSGDNTSSYKIFKSILNNGIAFVSIDYRLNSEAAFPAQIYDVKGAIRYIRAHAKEYGLDPDKIAVCGTSAGAHLAAELATTGDIKELEGDEGGNLDYSSKVMACVDFYGPTDLLTMSNEMDPLLQSHVDAVATHDSTDSNESKLLGFTQKGQGIGVLREIRDKNETNSPYWDKVKLAELASPVNNVTSDDPPMFIAHGGHDTLVPIQQSLRLRDALIKAGIENIFMSNSKAPHGYQGEDVNKAALTWVTNKLLAK from the coding sequence ATGAATAAAAAAATTAAAATTATATCACTTACACTTTTACTAACAGCAACTTTTGCACTACCTTTATCTGGTTGCTCACAAAAAACAACTGCTGCAACGACTGCAACATCTTCATCTACAGATCAAACAAGCATAGCCCCTACATATAAAGACGTTGTTTTTGCTTCTGTTAATAATGATAATGGAGATAAAAAAGATTTAAAAATGAACATCTTTAAACCACAAGTTAAAACTGAAGCAACTCCTGTACTTGTATACATTCATGGTGGTGGTTGGGCTATGAGTGATTATCAAGGTGATGATGCACCTAAAGATTCAAATGCTCCAAAAGCCCCTGCACAAAATCAAGCAGGTCAACCTACTGGCCAAATGTCTGGTGATAATACATCTTCATACAAAATTTTTAAAAGTATATTAAATAACGGAATTGCTTTTGTGTCTATAGATTATCGTTTAAATTCAGAAGCTGCTTTTCCAGCACAAATCTATGATGTTAAAGGTGCTATAAGATATATACGTGCACATGCAAAAGAATATGGTCTTGATCCAGATAAAATTGCAGTATGCGGTACTTCTGCTGGTGCACATTTAGCTGCTGAGCTTGCTACTACTGGTGATATAAAAGAACTTGAAGGAGATGAGGGTGGTAACCTTGATTATTCAAGTAAAGTAATGGCTTGTGTTGATTTTTATGGTCCAACCGATTTATTAACAATGTCAAATGAAATGGATCCATTACTTCAATCTCATGTAGATGCTGTAGCAACACATGATTCTACAGATTCAAACGAATCTAAACTACTTGGATTTACTCAAAAAGGACAAGGTATAGGTGTTCTTAGAGAAATCAGAGATAAAAATGAAACTAATTCTCCTTATTGGGATAAAGTTAAGTTAGCTGAACTTGCTAGTCCTGTAAATAATGTAACTTCAGATGACCCACCAATGTTCATAGCACATGGAGGACATGATACTTTAGTACCAATTCAACAAAGTTTAAGACTTAGAGATGCGCTTATTAAAGCTGGTATTGAAAATATTTTTATGTCTAACTCTAAAGCTCCACATGGATATCAAGGCGAAGATGTAAACAAAGCTGCTTTAACTTGGGTAACAAATAAATTACTTGCTAAATAA
- a CDS encoding DEAD/DEAH box helicase, translated as MNINELIIYNKTIPKREAIYVNYPSNLSQELCTYLSQKGIEKLYCHQAEMFEKADEGNNIVITTSTASGKTLSFLLPVIQEILSNPLARAIFIYPTKALASDQYRAILPYLEYFGANRISAGVYDGDTPVNERSRIRKNANIILTNPEMINAAFLPNHSKFGFEFIFSNLKYVVIDELHTYRGAFGSHLANVFRRLGRVCRYYNSVPKYLCSSATIANPVELAEEICGQKFIEVHKDGSPAPKKNFKLVQPPKIMGNDKKYYGQLQSTSVAAELIPDLVENDNSFIAFAKSRRNVEVILKEARDKLETEVFFGGSLKDKISGYRGGYTPLERKEIENKMITGVLRGLVSTNALELGIDIGKIDTTVIVGYPGTRASFWQQSGRAGRSGMESTNYLIFDNLPFDQYIAINPDWLFEGGSENAVIDKNNLLIELAHIRAAAAEIPLTLDDIDVFPDLGETIPVLIRASELANQSGKFAWCGNSFPAGDFSLRNIDKKRYKLINKENNKEITEMDEMQAFREVHNGAIYMHDSVQYQVVKLDLESRTAFAIPFNGNYYTMPGGITNIRIIQGSKDVDYERTKVTFGDVNVDDIVYMYKKLQFHNHQNLGFEQLDKPLSKDFDTESTWIKIPENVVNVYRRLLQESQNGMIIRNNHFEGVCFAIKNATMMATMTEQEDIGVTMSNNAVEIRENYDREVYMFVYDKYVGGLGYAEKVFDLIADIIKEAIKMVSGCKCDNGCAACIGDYQLNKAMVLWGLKNLLEEIEAPKDIKLIEYAPSTFIRKPFKFVELQEKWKEFCEYIKENGDSFGKFLSTIPVVEIENRTLILVLNNTFYKEWVMEESNKKSIINIISFNTDAPVGIELRVRIEKIEEDRNNVKNKLQRRYRDLVE; from the coding sequence ATGAATATAAATGAGTTAATAATATACAATAAAACAATTCCTAAAAGAGAAGCAATTTATGTGAATTACCCAAGTAACTTATCACAAGAATTATGCACTTACCTTTCTCAAAAAGGCATTGAAAAGTTATATTGTCACCAAGCTGAAATGTTTGAAAAAGCAGATGAGGGGAATAATATTGTAATAACTACATCTACAGCTAGTGGAAAGACTCTAAGTTTTTTGCTGCCAGTTATTCAAGAAATTTTATCAAATCCTCTAGCAAGAGCAATTTTTATATATCCTACAAAAGCACTTGCAAGTGATCAATACCGTGCAATACTGCCATACTTAGAATATTTCGGAGCTAATAGAATTTCGGCAGGAGTCTACGATGGAGATACGCCTGTAAATGAACGAAGCAGAATTAGAAAAAATGCAAATATAATTTTAACTAATCCAGAAATGATTAATGCTGCATTTTTACCGAATCATAGTAAATTTGGTTTTGAATTTATATTTTCTAACTTAAAATATGTAGTAATTGATGAACTGCACACGTATAGAGGAGCCTTTGGATCACATCTTGCTAATGTATTTAGAAGACTTGGAAGAGTATGCAGGTATTATAATTCAGTACCGAAGTATTTATGTAGTTCGGCAACAATAGCAAATCCAGTTGAACTTGCAGAAGAAATCTGTGGACAGAAATTTATTGAGGTTCATAAAGATGGCTCTCCAGCTCCAAAGAAAAATTTCAAGCTTGTCCAACCACCTAAGATTATGGGCAATGATAAAAAATATTATGGACAGTTGCAATCAACTTCAGTTGCTGCTGAGTTAATACCTGATTTAGTGGAAAATGATAATAGTTTTATTGCCTTTGCTAAATCAAGAAGGAATGTGGAAGTAATCTTAAAGGAAGCAAGAGATAAGCTAGAAACAGAAGTTTTTTTTGGTGGATCTTTAAAAGATAAAATATCTGGATATAGGGGAGGCTATACTCCACTAGAACGTAAAGAAATTGAAAATAAAATGATTACAGGAGTTTTAAGAGGACTTGTATCAACAAATGCCTTAGAACTTGGAATAGATATAGGAAAGATTGACACTACAGTTATTGTTGGATATCCAGGAACTAGGGCATCCTTTTGGCAGCAAAGCGGAAGAGCTGGTAGAAGTGGAATGGAAAGTACAAATTATCTGATTTTTGATAATCTGCCTTTTGATCAATATATAGCAATAAATCCTGACTGGCTCTTTGAAGGAGGAAGTGAAAATGCAGTTATTGATAAGAATAACTTATTAATAGAGCTTGCTCATATACGTGCTGCAGCTGCAGAAATACCATTGACCTTAGATGATATAGATGTCTTTCCTGATCTTGGAGAGACTATTCCTGTTTTAATTAGAGCAAGTGAATTAGCTAATCAAAGTGGAAAATTTGCATGGTGTGGAAACTCATTTCCAGCAGGAGATTTTAGTTTAAGGAATATAGATAAAAAAAGATATAAACTTATCAATAAAGAAAATAATAAAGAAATTACTGAAATGGATGAAATGCAGGCCTTCCGCGAAGTTCATAATGGCGCAATCTACATGCATGATAGTGTTCAATATCAGGTGGTAAAACTTGATTTAGAAAGTAGAACTGCTTTTGCAATTCCTTTTAATGGCAATTATTATACTATGCCAGGAGGTATTACAAATATCAGAATAATTCAAGGCAGCAAGGATGTAGATTATGAGAGAACTAAAGTTACCTTTGGAGATGTAAATGTTGATGATATAGTTTATATGTATAAAAAGCTTCAATTTCATAATCATCAAAATTTAGGTTTTGAGCAGTTAGATAAACCTTTATCAAAGGATTTTGATACAGAAAGCACCTGGATAAAAATTCCTGAAAATGTTGTCAATGTATATAGAAGACTGCTTCAAGAAAGTCAAAATGGAATGATTATAAGAAATAATCATTTTGAAGGTGTGTGTTTTGCTATAAAAAATGCAACAATGATGGCTACTATGACAGAGCAAGAGGATATTGGAGTTACAATGTCTAATAATGCAGTAGAAATACGTGAAAATTATGATAGAGAAGTATACATGTTTGTTTATGATAAATATGTAGGTGGTCTTGGATATGCAGAAAAAGTATTTGACTTAATTGCAGATATTATTAAAGAAGCAATTAAAATGGTCAGTGGCTGCAAATGTGATAATGGCTGCGCTGCTTGTATTGGGGATTATCAGTTAAATAAGGCTATGGTTCTATGGGGATTAAAGAATTTATTAGAAGAAATAGAAGCACCTAAAGATATTAAGTTAATAGAATATGCACCATCAACTTTCATTAGAAAGCCATTTAAATTTGTAGAGTTACAAGAAAAATGGAAAGAATTCTGTGAATATATTAAAGAAAATGGAGATAGCTTTGGAAAATTCTTGAGCACAATTCCAGTGGTTGAAATAGAAAATCGTACTTTAATCCTAGTTTTGAATAATACTTTTTATAAAGAATGGGTAATGGAAGAAAGTAATAAAAAGAGCATAATAAACATTATTTCCTTTAATACCGATGCTCCAGTAGGAATTGAGTTGCGAGTAAGAATTGAAAAAATAGAAGAAGACAGAAACAATGTGAAAAATAAATTACAAAGAAGATATAGAGATCTTGTGGAATAG
- a CDS encoding helix-turn-helix domain-containing protein: MQNNEFLLVNNIIYQIYSIPDFNTMKITFLNLLKMLIPNTASSILMADHTDSKNLLCEPICVPEVYSETEKHYLLNEDEDYTRWVMLSGQCLLIRESDLMPDEERIKTALYKKCYEPFGLHYSIQLNLVYNDLFLGVLTIYRSREEGDFTSDEMFLVKAFSDHLNLRFYEFYTKDDKNSSSTSYSITHLASKYNLTNREEEVLQLIFEDMDSDQIADKLFISSYTLKKHLQNLYKKFNVSNKRNLLEFRNKQ, translated from the coding sequence ATGCAAAATAACGAATTTCTCTTAGTAAATAATATAATATATCAAATATATAGTATCCCAGATTTTAATACTATGAAGATTACATTTTTAAATTTACTTAAGATGCTAATTCCAAATACTGCTTCAAGTATTTTAATGGCTGATCATACCGATTCAAAAAATCTGCTTTGTGAGCCAATTTGTGTACCTGAAGTTTATTCAGAAACTGAAAAACATTATCTTTTAAATGAAGATGAAGACTATACTCGCTGGGTAATGCTGAGTGGACAATGCTTACTTATTCGTGAAAGTGATTTAATGCCAGATGAAGAAAGAATAAAAACTGCACTCTATAAAAAATGTTATGAACCTTTTGGACTTCACTATTCCATACAACTTAATTTAGTCTATAATGATTTGTTTTTAGGCGTACTAACAATTTATCGTTCAAGGGAAGAAGGAGATTTTACTTCTGACGAAATGTTTCTTGTTAAAGCTTTTAGTGATCATTTAAATCTTCGCTTTTATGAGTTCTACACAAAAGATGATAAAAACTCTTCTAGTACCTCTTATTCAATAACTCATCTTGCTTCAAAATATAATTTAACAAATCGTGAAGAGGAAGTTTTGCAGCTTATCTTTGAAGATATGGACAGTGATCAAATTGCAGACAAACTTTTTATTAGCAGCTACACCTTAAAGAAACACCTTCAGAATTTATATAAGAAATTTAATGTGTCTAATAAAAGAAATTTACTTGAATTCAGAAATAAGCAATAG